The Gemmatimonadota bacterium genome has a segment encoding these proteins:
- a CDS encoding rod-binding protein, whose translation MTIPTIAPTGPVAPSADEQRLAHAVRQLEGVFVEQLFKAMRETVPTDGLTNGGAGEEMFNSLMDQHLAALVPQEWPSTFADALVERFRAAGALSTTPPQ comes from the coding sequence ATGACCATTCCCACCATTGCTCCCACCGGCCCGGTCGCGCCGTCGGCTGATGAACAGCGCCTCGCGCACGCCGTAAGGCAGCTCGAAGGCGTGTTTGTCGAGCAGCTCTTCAAGGCGATGCGGGAGACCGTGCCCACCGATGGACTGACCAACGGCGGAGCGGGCGAAGAGATGTTCAACAGCCTCATGGACCAACACCTGGCCGCCCTGGTTCCCCAGGAGTGGCCGAGCACCTTCGCCGACGCCCTCGTCGAGCGCTTTCGCGCCGCCGGCGCTCTCTCGACCACACCGCCCCAATGA
- the flgN gene encoding flagellar export chaperone FlgN, translated as MMAVPVYPTADTPATAVANWPTLISGLTDALVSERRLIEELVTAMHQQREAVAADDLAAIDDSVFAVQRILLTLGEARKRRRTLNARLGQPEALALRDLLERLGPHATEALRVARDELQGAAQRLAREVATNRQLLREALATGEDMVRALAGVPDQKVGYGPANASGGGQAYLVNRRA; from the coding sequence ATGATGGCCGTCCCCGTCTATCCCACCGCTGATACCCCCGCGACGGCGGTGGCCAACTGGCCGACGCTGATCAGCGGACTCACGGATGCGCTCGTCTCCGAGCGCCGCCTCATCGAGGAGTTGGTGACCGCCATGCACCAGCAGCGCGAGGCGGTCGCCGCGGATGACCTGGCGGCCATCGACGATTCGGTCTTCGCGGTCCAGCGGATCCTCTTGACGTTAGGCGAGGCACGCAAGCGCCGGCGCACCCTCAATGCGCGTCTGGGCCAGCCCGAGGCGCTCGCCTTGCGTGACCTGCTCGAGCGGCTCGGGCCCCATGCCACCGAAGCCCTGCGTGTCGCGCGGGACGAACTGCAGGGTGCCGCCCAACGCTTGGCCCGCGAGGTCGCGACCAATCGCCAATTGCTCCGCGAGGCCCTCGCGACCGGCGAGGACATGGTGCGCGCCCTGGCCGGCGTCCCGGACCAGAAGGTCGGCTACGGTCCCGCGAACGCGTCGGGCGGTGGCCAGGCCTACCTCGTCAACCGGCGCGCCTGA
- a CDS encoding carbon storage regulator, producing MLILSRKPGDAVMIDGGIRIVVLASDRRGVRLGIDAPSHVSIVREEIASQVADQNRRAGADAAARDLIGGVKPRASP from the coding sequence ATGTTGATTCTCAGCCGAAAGCCCGGGGATGCCGTCATGATCGACGGCGGCATTCGCATTGTCGTCCTGGCGAGCGATCGCCGGGGCGTGCGCCTGGGCATCGACGCGCCGTCGCATGTCTCGATTGTTCGTGAGGAGATCGCGAGTCAGGTCGCGGACCAGAATCGCCGGGCTGGCGCCGACGCGGCGGCCCGCGACCTGATTGGCGGCGTAAAGCCACGCGCGTCGCCCTGA
- the flgK gene encoding flagellar hook-associated protein FlgK produces the protein MSTFGSILSIARTAISAHQTALQTVSHNLANAETEGYSRQRAELVARWPQAFSFGNVGTGATVSNVIRLRSEHLDNSYRREVGTRDAFLLRYDVLAEAEQVLAEPSDNGLSTTLDQFWNAWSDLSNAPSSPAAQSVVRQRGIQLATSLNSYATRLADLSTRTRSRLGETVAEINVLAGQLGDLNRQITSAEVGGLQAPDLRDARDRIADRLAQIAGARTEIQANGTMAVYIRSTMLVDATNARTLELRGGTTVSLGLKGDPDPLVGVTGPLQAMVDVINVDLPALTARLDGFARGLVNGVNEYHRSGWTTAGDALGGSNWNPVNGPTGSMVDFFDPAWTTAGGIRLSAAVTTSAAVIAAGDAQNAAGNNNVALALSALRDDSGMAALQARLGANFATVIGFATGESYIDHHAQTISGLGVSVADASHQHEVYDALTKQADNRRASVAGVSIDEELTLLMRHQQAYAAATKLVQTADEMAAAILAMV, from the coding sequence GTGTCGACCTTCGGGAGCATCCTCAGCATCGCGCGGACGGCGATCTCCGCCCACCAGACCGCGCTGCAGACGGTATCGCACAACCTCGCCAATGCTGAGACCGAGGGCTACTCCCGGCAGCGCGCCGAGCTGGTCGCGCGATGGCCGCAGGCGTTCTCGTTCGGCAATGTCGGGACCGGTGCCACGGTCTCCAATGTCATCCGGCTCCGCTCGGAACATCTCGACAACAGCTACCGACGCGAAGTTGGCACGCGCGACGCGTTCCTGCTGCGCTACGACGTGCTCGCGGAAGCGGAACAGGTGTTGGCCGAACCCAGCGACAACGGACTCTCGACCACCCTGGACCAGTTCTGGAACGCGTGGAGCGACTTGTCCAATGCGCCGTCGAGCCCGGCGGCACAGAGTGTGGTGCGTCAACGGGGCATCCAGCTGGCGACGTCGCTGAATTCGTACGCCACGCGCCTGGCCGACCTCTCCACCCGGACGCGCTCGCGACTCGGGGAGACGGTGGCCGAGATCAATGTCCTTGCCGGGCAACTCGGAGACCTCAATCGGCAGATCACCTCGGCGGAAGTGGGCGGGTTGCAGGCACCGGACCTGCGCGATGCGCGAGACCGCATCGCCGACCGACTGGCACAGATCGCAGGGGCGCGCACCGAGATCCAGGCCAACGGGACGATGGCGGTCTACATTCGCTCCACGATGCTGGTGGACGCGACGAATGCGCGTACCCTCGAGCTCCGGGGCGGGACGACCGTCTCGCTCGGCCTGAAGGGTGACCCCGATCCACTCGTGGGTGTGACCGGCCCACTGCAAGCCATGGTCGACGTCATTAACGTCGACTTGCCCGCGCTGACCGCGCGCCTCGATGGTTTCGCGCGGGGCCTGGTCAACGGCGTCAACGAGTACCACCGCAGCGGGTGGACGACCGCGGGCGACGCGTTAGGCGGCAGCAACTGGAACCCGGTCAACGGCCCCACCGGCTCGATGGTGGACTTCTTCGACCCGGCCTGGACCACCGCCGGCGGGATCCGACTCTCAGCGGCCGTCACCACCAGCGCCGCCGTGATCGCAGCCGGTGACGCACAAAATGCGGCGGGGAACAACAACGTCGCGCTGGCCCTGTCTGCGTTGCGCGACGATAGCGGCATGGCTGCCCTGCAAGCTCGGCTGGGGGCCAATTTCGCCACGGTCATCGGCTTCGCCACAGGGGAGTCGTATATCGACCATCATGCCCAGACGATCTCCGGACTCGGGGTGTCGGTCGCTGACGCGTCGCACCAGCACGAGGTCTACGACGCGCTGACCAAGCAGGCAGATAACCGCCGGGCGTCCGTGGCCGGGGTCTCGATTGACGAGGAACTCACACTCCTGATGCGACACCAGCAGGCGTACGCGGCCGCCACCAAGCTCGTCCAGACGGCCGACGAGATGGCCGCCGCCATTCTCGCGATGGTGTAG